The stretch of DNA NNNNNNNNNNNNNNNNNNNNNNNNNNNNNNNNNNNNNNNNNNNNNNNNNNNNNNNNNNNNNNNNNNNNNNNNNNNNNNNNNNNNNNNNNNNNNNGGATtccccaaggcaccccaagatattATTCAAggagaagcaagcaactaagcttggggatgccccgaaaggcatcccctctttcttccaacgaccatcggtattttactcggagctatatttttattcatcacatatcatgagctttgcttggagcatcttgtattatatgagtcttttcttgttttgctttttagttttcaTAAGTATCCTTGTTGGACACCCCTATTTGAGAGATCCAAAATTATGttatgatttgttagaattgctctttatgtttcacttaaattttttgagctatggaattgctctagtgcttcacttatatctttatgagcatggtgtgctttaatattttgaagaaattctctcgtgcttcacttatattattttgagtgacaaaaaaattatgctcatgttcttcacttaaatttgtttgagctATCCAATAGCAATTGCAACAtatgaaactagtcccaaagtgattAATATTCAAGGGGGATATAATTAAAATATttatgaagatcattggacaaaataaacttgattctttgtaatagttttgagatatgatgatagtgatatatgagtcatgttggtgagaAATTCTGCTTTactaagaatattggtgttaaggtttgtgattccctatggaAGGaagaaagtcaatagttatgcgatgaaattacatcctacttatggtgcattattcggtgttagttatgcttaatgctctcTTATGTGATTTTTCctttcttggttggttgcttctcaatcaatttgctagcctccatagtagaaatactacttgtgcatccaaaatctttaaacccaattttgccatatgagtccaccatacatACATATAGGCGGTATTTTcgtgtcgttctaagcaaatttgtatgtgccatctctaattttcaaaattaacttcCTTTTTTTGCTCATACCGCTCATGAAGCGGCAGgtggtggccaatattttccatggtagatgtgttattctcaagatttgtgtttattcacttgtcattgcacgagagtacggTGGTagtagggatgcccagtcccgaaatgaaaaatgaatttactttatgttgtaaaataataaattccttggaaagtgttggtatggaaggcacccgtggatacagcTAGCCATGATTGTGAAAAAATGGTGGAAAAaagaataaactttattttctatttgagaaccgcctatgatatatgtTGCATGAAAAGTGTTGGGATTACTCACTCGTTTTCGTTTACCGGAAAAGTATGTCTCTCAAAAAAATTGatctctcaatttaagctttgagccctggcacctctaaaaatctctacttccctctacgaagggtctatctatttactttatataattttttaattggagtctccatcttctcttctaaagcaccaactaggttgcactatgatcatacttgagcattggatgtagctaatatgcgagtgtgtttcatgaatggataaatgattgagcatgatgggctagggatagctttctttagtgttgatattttgaaagacatggttgcttgttgatatgcttgagtatagAAATCTTCATTTCAAAAGACtgttgctttgaaccatataaaagtacaaatgtccatgctacaaaacaaagaatatgtgatgaacatgttaggcagccttccacatcaaaaattttgtttttatcatttacctactcgaggacgagcatgaattaagcttggggatgctgatacgtctccaacgcatctataattttttattgttccatggtgttatattatcattcttggatattttacaataattttatagcaactttatatcattttttgggactaacctattgacatagtgcccagtgccagttgctgttgtTTGCTAGTTTTTTACTTAgtagaatatcagtaccaaacggagtccaaatatAGTGAAAGTTTTGCAGATTTTTTCTAGAACATAAGACACCGTATGGGCCAACAAAGTACCAGAGGGGAGGCCCGTGGGGAGCACAACCAACCAGGGCATGCCCAGGAGCCCAAGCGCGTCCAGGGGGCGTGCTGCCCGCCCCCACATAGTCCCCTGcaccgcctcttcgccctataaattaccaaatattccaaaaaccctaggggattcgccgaaacacaattccagccgccgcaagttccagaaccacaaGATCCAATCTAACACCGTCATGGACgagttcatcatcctcattggtgcctctccggtgatgtgagAATAGTCCACCATACACCTACGGGTCCgtaggtagtagctagatggcttgttctctatcttttggttctcaatacaatggtctcttggacatctatttgatgtaactctttttgcggtgtgtttgttgagatctgatgaactttgagtttatgatcagatctgtatccatgaatattatttgtgtcttctttgatctcttatatgcatgattatttatagcctcgtatttcttcttcaaatctttggtttagttaggccaactacatcgatttttcttgccatgggaagagatGCTTTGTGATGAGTTCAATCTTGAGGTATTcgttcccagtgacagaagggaaaGCAAGACATGCAtctatcgttgctattaaggataacaagatgggggctATTCCTTCATGAATAGATctcatctacatcatgtcatcgttcttatttcattactctgtttctccatgaatttaatacactagatgcatgctggatagcagtcgatgtgtggagtaatagtagtagatgcaggcaggagtcggtctagtaatcttggatgtgatgcctatatattgatcattgccttggataacGTCATAATTATTCAATCTTCTATCAATTGGCCAACAATAATTTCTTTACCCACAGTGTGCTATTTCTTGAGAGCaaccactagtgaaatctacggccccagGTAGGAGTGCTGTTTTTATTCGCTATTATTTTCGGATCTATTATTCCAAAGGCTCAAAATATATTGCAGCATTTTTTATTACTTATTTTATTTATCGAGagctatttatccaatctatcacaaatattctcccgtcaacttgccaatttctggcgccgttacctaGGAGGGATTCGACGTGCCACCATTGCAAAGTCTCGATCGATATACACCGTTGGGCATCTCCAACAGCGATCTCAAAACACGTACACATACTTTTCAACCGTACTGTTCGGACCATGAAAACAATCCAACACGGTCCTATATCGGTTCGCAGGGCTGTCCAGACCATGATTTTCCTGCAAACCAGAATCAAACATGGATGGGTTTTACGGAATTCTTGACATAAGAAATGATGAAATTTGACGCTGCTGGCCCACCCAAAAGGAAGGCGGAGCCCATGCTTTTGTAGCAACCCACACTGTTTCCGCCCTAAAATCCCCTACTCTCTTCACTCAATTCCCACCCTTTTCTCCCACCCTCTACATCCTTCTGCCACCGACGCATGGAACCTTCGGAGAACCTATCGGAGATGGAGGTGGCGGCGGATGTGCAGGAGGATCCGAGCATCATGCTTGCTCGGAAGATCAGCTCGGCCACGTGGCAAACTCGCTGCATCAAAGTGAAGGCCGCAAAGGAAGATAAGCTCAAGAAGCGGATGGCCGCCAGTGGTCGTGGTGCTGGCATCCGGGGTGGTGATCATGGCAAACGTGGCAGACACCTTGGCGAAGGCCAGGGTGCCCAGACAGGCGCGCCAATAGTACATGTGTAGCCGTGGCCGGAGCCTTACAAGTCTTTGTACTTCTATGCCTCCAAGCAGCTCGGGACCGGCGCCGGGAGGGTGCCTTACATGGTCGAGGTAAACGTGGCGCCACTCTTTTCCGAGTGTTCTTCGCTGATACTTGTCCGGGCGTGGACGGCGGGCGGGCAGTAGATGGGTGCTCGCACGATGTTCGCTACAATGCCTAGAGCGGGGGACCCAGCGTATGACGGCCCAGACAGGGAGATGCTTGACATCATCCATGACAGAGGCGAAGGAGGAGAATGTGGCTATGAGGACGGACCAGTGGAAGACTCGGATCCCACCCAGTCTGGCAACTACGCGTAACAGCAAACCTACACCCAAACGGGCACGCAACTGTCTTACACGCAGACTGGCATGGGCACACAACGACAACACCATTTTGCGCGCTGGAAAGCAACAATAGGATgagggtgaggaggaggaggaggaggaggacagcGAGGACGATGATCCGGATGATACAACCGGCGATTCGAAGAAGAAGGGTAGACGAGAAAGCTTCAACAAGCAGGAGGACGAGCTGTTGTgcgatgaacatgttaggcagccttccacatcaaaaattctgtttttatcatttacctactcgaggacgagcatgaatgaagcctggggatgctgatacatctccaacgtatctataatttttcattatTCCATggtgttatattatcattcttggatattttacaatcattttatggCACCTTTATATcatattttgggactaacctattgacatagtgcccagtgccaattcctGTTTTTTGCTAGTTTTTTACTTAgtagaatatcagtaccaaacgaagtccaaacgcaGTGAGagttttggagattttttctggaccagaagacctgtatgggccaagaaagtaccagaggggagacccgtggggagcacaacccaccagggcacgcccaggagcctaggcgcgcccagggggtgtgCCGCCCGCCCCCACGTAGTCCCCCTGCACcgcctctttaccctataaattaacaaatattccagaaaccctaggggatccgacgaaacacaattcgagttgccgcaagttccagaaccacgagatccaatctaacaccgtcatggaggggttcatcattctcattggtgcctctccgatgatgtgtgaatAGTCCACCATAGCCCTACCggtccgtaggcagtagctagatggcttgttctctgtcttttgattctcaatacaatggtctcttggacaTCTATTTTATGTAAcgctttttgcggtgtgtttgttgggatccgataaactttgagtttatgatcaaatctatatccatgaatattatttgtgtctcctttgatctcttatatgcatgattatctATAGCCTCGTACTACTTCTTcaaatctttggtttagttaggccaactagatcgatttttcttgccatgggaagagatGCTTTGTGATGAGTTCAATCTTGAGGTATTcgttcccagtgacagaaggggtagaaAGACAcacatgtatcattgctattaaggataacaagatgggggctattcctacatgaatagatcttgtctacatcatgtcatcgttcttatttcattactccgtttctccatgaatttaatacacgagatgcatgctggatagcagtcgatgtgtggagtaatagtagtagatgcaggcaggagtcgatctattAATATTGGATGTGATGCccgccttggatatcgtcataattattcaatcttctatcaatttcccaacagtaatttctttacccaccatatgctatttcttgagagcaaccactagtgaaatctacgccCCCCCGGTCTAttttttatcatatttgctttgagatctattttattcatttttcttttcagatctattattacAAAGACCCAAAATATTTTGCTGCATTTTTTATTACTTATTTTATTTATATTTTACCTAGagctatttatccaatctatcacaAATATTCTCGCATCAACTTgccaatttttggcgccgtttcctaggagggattgacaacccctcttctTTGTGTGAAGATACCGTTTACATaatgttgcttggttctcctactagattcatatcttggtttcataactaagggaaatacctaccgtagctatactgcatcatcccttcctctttcgGGAAATACCGACGCGGTTTCAATTGACATCACTTACCACGCCACATGCATGCCGGCCTGGAGCATGCAGCGGCCGACATTGATGTCGTGATGTGACAGGAGGGAGGGAGGGCGGCGCAGACCGACGTGACCTCTCGATAGCTCCCGCTTCAATGCTGACGCATGttcccgaggaaccaactccggtcATTGTGCCGCATTGAAGTGGACAACCCCTTTCCTTGGCCTGCGCCGCGGCTCTTTAAACTATGCGTCGGCAGTGCACATAGCCGCAGTCCCCCTCCCTGAGCaccggcccctcccctcccccttcTTTGTTCCTgagcccctcccccccccccctcttcgaCCCAAGCTCAGGCGATTCCAAAGTCGTGGTGCTCCGCTCCGGCAGATGTAGTAGGCGGAAGCTCATCCTCTGATGGTTCTTGGTGCCGCCGCCCACACTCTCCTAGCCCATCAGCATCCACGGCTGCTGGCTCCCCCACCAAGTAGGAGATCGTCATTTCCTCCGGTGACGAGGAGGACCAGGCAATGCCCCCGCATCCACATGAGCCACCGCTGTAGCCGCACCGACCCCTCAAGGTGGCTGCTCTGACGGACAATATATTGTCCGCCAGATCGAGATAATGACGGAGCGGTCGCTCCGTACATGGGGCCCTCTCCGCCATCGCCGGCGTGCATGAAGGTGGATCCGCTGTCCCCGCCACACCACCATGTTAAGCCCAAGCCGGCATCCACGCTACATCAATGAAGCAGGAGCCAACCCCTCCCCGGCACAACTGCCACATCCATATTGGACATTGcatggtgaggagccagcctcgCCCCCGCACCACCGCGGCATCCTGATCGGACGTCGGGTGAAGGTGGAGCCCCTGTCCCCGCCATGCAGCCCGTTTGATAGAATTTCGTGAGCTTTGGTCGAATTGTTGGCTCGTTTTATAAAGCTAGCATTGGATGGCGTTCCCTGTCCGCGGACGGATGGGGAGAAAATTTTCGGGTTGCCATTTGAGATGCCTTATAATTAAAACCCGTAAGAGGTCCTATGCATTCACTTTATTTTCATCGTCTCTCACGGTTGTTATGTGGAGTAAAGTACCTGGGAGAAATAATTATGAGTACAATCCACATACTAGAAGTGTACATGGTACAAGGTACAATTAAGTCTCGTGTCTCCTCAATGGGAGTGAAAGTAAAAAGCAACAATAGTACGACAGTGGCCGGCCATTCAGAGCTGGCTCAGCGTACGCACTGCTTTCTCCCTCACATGGAGATCAGGTCAGAGCGTTTATTCATATGTATTTGTGACTTAAGCATACTCAGAAACGTCGGATGGCATGATATGCGGCAGCCATGGTGGGCAGTGGTTGATTAGCGAATAGTAGAGCAGTCGAGGGAAGGGCTGATGGCGTATGGGATGCTGACGCTGCACTTGGAGGGGATGTCGGCGGCCTTGCCAGCGTTGAGCCCACCAGCAGCGCTCTTGATGCAGTTGCACGTCGTTTTCTTGTCATTGGTGCTTCGCACTGCGCCTGCAAGTCTCCTGACGCCGCTGCAGCAGGCCACAGACGGGTTGGCACCATTGCCTCGTGCATAGGAGATGCAGGGGCTCAAGGCGGAGTTCACCTGACCGCATGAGATGGCCGCGTCGGTGGCTATGAGGAGCATTGTCGCCACCAGGGCGACCAGCACGAGCCGAGCAACTGCAGCACGGGCCATCTCGATCTAGCTAGCAATAGTAGTGGTGGTGAGCTCAGCTGCAGAAGATGAGATGACTAGATTTTCTAAGTGATTATACTGGTGATGAGTTTCGTAGAGGGGTGCATGGGCTTAAATAGGGCTTTGAACCAACATGGTACCACCTACTGTGTCCAGATGGATAAATCCGATTAGTGGGAGTCAGAACATAAATTTTTGTTGT from Triticum urartu cultivar G1812 chromosome 3, Tu2.1, whole genome shotgun sequence encodes:
- the LOC125542483 gene encoding non-specific lipid-transfer protein 4.3-like: MARAAVARLVLVALVATMLLIATDAAISCGQVNSALSPCISYARGNGANPSVACCSGVRRLAGAVRSTNDKKTTCNCIKSAAGGLNAGKAADIPSKCSVSIPYAISPSLDCSTIR